In one Salipiger abyssi genomic region, the following are encoded:
- a CDS encoding DUF4170 domain-containing protein, with protein sequence MVQRLHLVFGGELVTPEKNTFKNVDDIHIVGIFPDYASAHDAWKAEAQRTVDNAHMRYYIAHLHRLRDEETEASTTEELG encoded by the coding sequence ATGGTTCAGCGACTGCACCTCGTCTTCGGCGGCGAACTCGTGACCCCGGAAAAGAACACCTTCAAGAATGTCGACGACATCCATATCGTCGGCATCTTCCCCGATTACGCCAGCGCCCATGATGCCTGGAAGGCCGAGGCGCAGCGCACCGTCGACAACGCCCATATGCGCTATTACATCGCGCATCTGCACCGGCTGCGCGACGAGGAGACCGAGGCCTCGACCACCGAGGAGCTCGGCTGA